Proteins encoded within one genomic window of Bacteroidales bacterium:
- a CDS encoding tetratricopeptide repeat protein encodes MIRFIFFILIPYILFAQKDVNEQLARQYYQQGEYEKAITFYEKIFTPTKVDLYDEYLTCLIKLEKWKDAEKLIGTMKKKNPYTVRYYADEIELYSLQNQSKILEKKLKESFDVLKNSETLLADYAQLLIDKKLLDAALFVLQEATKIFASSISLNILLAQVYRLKGNRENAVQILFNLYDKNQLFTENMLKEQLLSIMIEDDRQKHDDIHAQLLERVQKNPSNESYVSILIWFYEQNQEYYKALTQAKAIDRRTRNNGKFTFECAKTFYSLKLYDLALDALQFVLSQGEQGMFYYDAYDLMLEVQYDKLTTLPNPSLNELRELRDKIFQSYKQTYQTSSKFSLLQKLVYLDVFYLKQSQLSISLLREAIDSKIFTPLERGKLKLLLGDVLSIEGDPWEAVLLYAQVDKAFKNDTLGSYAKFCSARLYYFMNEIDYAQGLLEILRGATSKTIANDALELSLRIQMSIDYDSSYVPLQKLARAEWLMFGWKFDDAMLVLDTILKNFPDHPVQDYALLLMAKLYEKKKNYDKAIMFYQTLVDKGIYSHYADDALYGLAQLYDIVLQQPEMAKKYYEQLIFDFPSSYYSKQAIPRYREMRGVKATP; translated from the coding sequence ATGATCAGATTCATTTTCTTCATTCTTATTCCATATATTCTTTTCGCACAAAAGGATGTAAATGAGCAACTTGCTCGTCAATATTACCAACAAGGAGAATACGAAAAAGCTATTACATTCTACGAAAAAATTTTCACACCGACAAAAGTCGATTTATACGACGAATATCTAACATGCCTTATCAAACTCGAAAAATGGAAGGACGCCGAAAAGCTTATAGGAACTATGAAGAAAAAAAATCCTTATACTGTTCGATATTATGCAGATGAAATTGAATTATATTCACTTCAGAATCAGTCTAAAATATTAGAAAAAAAATTAAAAGAAAGCTTTGATGTTTTAAAGAATTCCGAGACCTTGCTAGCTGATTACGCCCAACTCTTAATAGATAAAAAACTTCTTGATGCAGCCCTTTTCGTTCTTCAAGAAGCAACTAAAATATTTGCTTCATCCATTTCCCTAAACATACTTCTTGCTCAAGTTTATAGATTAAAAGGCAACCGTGAAAATGCCGTCCAAATTTTATTTAATCTATATGACAAAAATCAACTTTTCACGGAAAATATGCTTAAAGAACAATTACTGTCCATCATGATAGAAGACGATAGGCAGAAACATGATGATATACATGCCCAACTCCTCGAACGAGTACAAAAAAACCCATCAAATGAATCGTATGTTTCGATTCTTATTTGGTTTTACGAGCAAAATCAAGAATACTACAAAGCTCTTACACAAGCAAAAGCTATCGACAGGCGAACACGTAACAATGGTAAATTTACTTTTGAATGTGCAAAAACATTTTATTCTCTCAAACTTTATGATTTAGCATTAGATGCTTTACAGTTTGTTCTTTCACAAGGCGAGCAGGGAATGTTTTACTATGATGCTTACGATCTTATGTTGGAGGTTCAGTACGACAAACTGACAACTTTACCCAATCCCTCATTGAACGAACTTAGAGAATTACGAGATAAAATTTTTCAATCTTACAAGCAAACTTATCAGACTTCATCGAAATTTTCACTTCTTCAGAAATTGGTATATCTTGATGTTTTTTATTTGAAGCAATCTCAACTTTCGATTTCTCTTTTAAGGGAAGCCATTGATAGTAAAATTTTCACGCCTCTTGAAAGGGGAAAGCTTAAACTTCTTTTGGGTGACGTGCTTTCCATCGAAGGCGACCCATGGGAAGCTGTTCTTTTGTATGCTCAGGTCGACAAAGCTTTCAAGAATGATACCCTAGGAAGTTATGCCAAGTTTTGTAGTGCTCGACTTTATTATTTCATGAATGAAATAGATTATGCTCAAGGCCTTTTAGAAATTCTAAGGGGAGCTACTTCCAAAACTATTGCCAACGATGCTCTCGAACTTTCTTTGAGAATTCAGATGAGTATCGACTATGATAGTTCTTATGTACCGCTGCAAAAACTGGCTCGAGCCGAATGGCTCATGTTTGGATGGAAATTCGATGATGCCATGCTGGTGCTGGACACTATTCTTAAAAATTTTCCTGACCATCCAGTGCAGGATTATGCTTTACTCCTCATGGCAAAGCTTTATGAAAAGAAAAAAAATTACGATAAAGCTATTATGTTCTATCAAACTCTTGTTGATAAGGGAATTTATTCACATTATGCTGATGATGCCCTTTATGGACTTGCCCAACTCTACGATATAGTTTTACAGCAACCAGAAATGGCTAAAAAATACTACGAACAACTTATCTTTGATTTCCCTTCCAGTTACTATTCCAAACAAGCCATTCCAAGGTACAGAGAAATGCGAGGTGTTAAAGCCACACCATGA